In a single window of the Vibrio celticus genome:
- the uraH gene encoding hydroxyisourate hydrolase: MGRLTTHVLDTTHGLPGAEIKVELYKVNEDSTEKLATVLTNSDGRTDAPILAGNDFRPGKYQLVFYVADYYRSKGVELDGVPFLDDVVIRFGLDDPDAHYHIPLLVSPYSFSTYRGS, translated from the coding sequence ATGGGAAGACTAACAACACACGTATTAGACACTACTCACGGCTTACCGGGTGCAGAGATCAAGGTAGAGCTTTATAAGGTCAACGAAGACTCAACAGAAAAGCTGGCGACGGTACTCACTAACTCCGATGGCCGAACCGATGCGCCGATTCTGGCAGGAAATGATTTCCGACCGGGGAAATACCAATTGGTGTTTTACGTCGCCGATTACTACAGAAGCAAAGGCGTGGAGCTGGATGGCGTGCCCTTCCTAGATGATGTGGTTATTCGCTTTGGTCTAGATGATCCAGACGCGCACTACCACATTCCTCTTCTCGTCTCGCCTTACAGTTTCTCAACCTATCGGGGCAGTTAG
- a CDS encoding NCS2 family permease, with product MSESKTEILNQDANNGILEKFFKIKAHGSSVKNELVGGVTTFATMAYIIFVNPQIMAASGMDSGAVFVATCIGAAIGCLLMGLFANWPVGLAPGMGLNAFFSFTVVSEMGYSWEVALGAVFISGILFVGMSFYKVRQWIIESIPVSLRYSMTAGVGLFLGLIGLKTAGIVVENPATLVSLGDFTKPEALLAAIAFLIIAVLSERKVFGAVLIGILSVTLVGMMLGLVHYNGFFAAPPSLAPTFLKMDIMGALDVSMISVILAFLFVNMFDTAGTLMGVAERANLTNPETGKIEGLSKALKADSISSVAGACVGCPPVTSYVESAAGVAAGARTGLSAIVVGVLFLAAIFLSPLAGMIPAYATSGALIYVAFVMMSSMQHVDWKDFTNGAPAAITALMMPLTFSIANGIALGFITYTVLKLATGKTKDVSISMYFLAAIFIAKLVFIG from the coding sequence ATGAGTGAGAGTAAAACAGAAATACTCAACCAAGATGCGAACAACGGAATTTTAGAGAAGTTTTTTAAAATTAAGGCCCACGGAAGTAGCGTAAAAAATGAGTTAGTCGGTGGTGTCACCACCTTCGCAACCATGGCTTACATCATCTTCGTTAACCCACAAATCATGGCCGCTTCAGGCATGGATTCAGGTGCGGTATTCGTCGCAACCTGTATTGGTGCAGCTATCGGTTGTTTGTTAATGGGGTTATTTGCGAATTGGCCTGTCGGACTTGCGCCGGGCATGGGCTTGAACGCCTTCTTCTCGTTCACAGTAGTAAGCGAAATGGGCTACAGTTGGGAAGTCGCGCTAGGTGCGGTGTTTATCTCCGGTATCTTGTTCGTCGGGATGAGCTTCTACAAAGTCCGCCAATGGATCATTGAAAGTATCCCAGTGAGTCTGCGTTACTCCATGACAGCGGGTGTTGGCTTGTTCTTAGGTCTGATTGGCTTAAAAACAGCAGGTATCGTCGTCGAAAATCCTGCAACTTTGGTGTCACTAGGTGACTTCACTAAACCTGAAGCGCTACTGGCAGCTATCGCTTTCCTTATCATCGCGGTTCTCAGTGAACGCAAAGTGTTTGGTGCGGTGCTAATCGGTATTTTGAGTGTAACTCTGGTCGGCATGATGCTTGGCTTAGTGCATTACAACGGCTTCTTCGCAGCTCCACCAAGCTTAGCGCCTACGTTCCTAAAAATGGACATTATGGGCGCTCTCGATGTTTCAATGATCAGCGTTATCTTGGCTTTCCTTTTTGTAAACATGTTCGATACCGCGGGTACTTTGATGGGCGTGGCCGAGCGTGCAAACCTGACGAACCCAGAAACGGGTAAGATCGAAGGTCTGAGCAAAGCGCTGAAAGCTGACAGTATCTCAAGCGTGGCAGGTGCGTGTGTGGGTTGTCCGCCAGTAACCAGTTACGTAGAAAGTGCAGCGGGCGTTGCAGCAGGCGCACGAACTGGCCTATCGGCAATTGTGGTTGGTGTGTTGTTCTTAGCGGCAATTTTCCTATCACCGTTAGCCGGTATGATCCCAGCTTACGCAACGTCTGGCGCTCTTATTTACGTCGCATTCGTGATGATGAGCAGCATGCAGCACGTCGATTGGAAAGACTTTACCAATGGTGCTCCTGCCGCGATTACCGCACTGATGATGCCACTGACCTTTTCTATCGCGAATGGTATCGCACTGGGTTTCATTACCTACACAGTGCTTAAGTTGGCGACAGGTAAAACCAAAGATGTGTCTATCTCGATGTACTTCCTAGCGGCTATCTTCATCGCCAAGCTAGTGTTCATCGGCTAA